One window of Medicago truncatula cultivar Jemalong A17 chromosome 2, MtrunA17r5.0-ANR, whole genome shotgun sequence genomic DNA carries:
- the LOC11415782 gene encoding uncharacterized protein yields MNFWKEQLEHNTQEEEDDDTFEESYILAALLGEYATKYLCKEPCRTSELTGHAWVQEILQGNPTRCYEMFRMEKHIFHKLCHELVEHDLKSSKHMGVEEMVAMFLVVVGHGVGNRMIQERFQHSGETVSRHFHRVLHACLKLSFKYIKPEDPMFCECHAKIKNDQRYWPFFKNAIGAIDGTHVSCVVSASEQPRFIGRKGYPTQNIMAVCDWNMCFTFVLAGWEGTAHDARVFDKALTTANLNFPHPPQGKYYLVDSGYPTPIGYIGPYRCERYHLPEFRRSSGFENHNEVFNYYHSSLRCTIERTFGVWKNRFAILRSMPKFKYETQVHIVVATMAIHNFIRRSAEMDVDFNLYEDENTLIHHDDDHRSTNLNQSQSFNVASSSEMDHARNSIRDQIIAYKLNN; encoded by the exons ATGAACTTTTGGAAGGAACAATTGGAACACAAtacacaagaagaagaagatgatgatacatttgaagaatCCTATATTTTGGCTGCACTACTTGGTGAGTATGCAACAAAATATTTATGCAAAGAGCCATGTAGAACTAGTGAGCTCACAGGTCATGCATGGGTTCAAGAAATATTGCAAGGGAATCCCACTCGTTGTTATGAGATGTTTCGAAtggaaaaacatatttttcataaactttgCCATGAATTGGTGGAACATGATTTAAAGTCTTCTAAACATATGGGGGTTGAAGAAATGGTTGCAATGTTTTTGGTCGTTGTAGGCCACGGTGTCGGTAATAGAATGATTCAAGAAAGATTTCAACATTCGGGTGAGACTGTAAGTAGACATTTTCATCGTGTACTTCATGCATGCCTTAAGTTGTCCTTCAAATATATTAAACCCGAAGATCCTATGTTTTGTGAATGTCATgccaaaattaaaaatgatcaaCGTTATTGGCCTTTTTTTAAGAATGCTATAGGAGCAATTGATGGTACACATGTGTCATGTGTAGTTAGTGCTAGTGAGCAACCAAGGTTTATTGGAAGAAAAGGATATCCAACACAAAATATTATGGCTGTATGTGATTGGAATATGTGTTTCACTTTTGTATTAGCTGGTTGGGAAGGCACTGCCCATGATGCCCGTGTTTTTGACAAAGCTCTTACTACTGCTAACCTTAACTTTCCGCATCCTCCTCAAG gtaaGTATTATTTGGTAGATTCTGGTTATCCAACACCAATAGGGTACATTGGTCCATATAGATGTGAACGTTATCATCTTCCTGAATTTAGACGTTCAAGTGGGTTCGAAAATCATAATGAAGTATTCAATTACTATCACTCAAGTTTAAGATGCACAATTGAAAGAACTTTTGGGGTATGGAAGAATAGATTTGCAATTCTGCGTAGCATGCCTAAGTTCAAATATGAGACACAAGTTCATATAGTTGTCGCAACAATGGCAATACACAACTTTATTAGAAGGAGTGCTGAAATGGATGTTGATTTTAATctttatgaagatgaaaatacaCTCATTCACCATGATGATGATCATAGATCAACTAACTTGAATCAATCCCAAAGTTTTAATGTAGCTTCTTCTTCAGAGATGGATCATGCTCGAAACTCAATCCGCGATCAAATTATAGCGTATAagctaaataattaa